In Tachysurus fulvidraco isolate hzauxx_2018 chromosome 3, HZAU_PFXX_2.0, whole genome shotgun sequence, a single window of DNA contains:
- the csnk2a1 gene encoding casein kinase II subunit alpha — protein MSGPVSSRSRVYPDVNTQRPREYWDYESHVVEWGNQDDYQLVRKLGRGKYSEVFEAINITNNEKVVVKILKPVKKKKIKREIKILENLRGGPNIINLLDIVKDPVSRTPALVFEHVNNTDFKQLYQTLSDYDIRFYMYEILKALDYCHSMGIMHRDVKPHNVMIDHEHRKLRLIDWGLAEFYHPNQEYNVRVASRYFKGPELLVDYQMYDYSLDMWSLGCMLASMIFRKEPFFHGHDNYDQLVRIAKVLGTEDLYDYIDKYNIELDPRFNDILGRHSRKRWERFVHSENQHLVSTEALDFLDKLLRYDHQARLTAREAMDHPYFYPIVKDQGRGATATGMAASSTPVSSSSMMAGITSMPASTQPIGSIAAGSPVISAPNTLATQVPAATGAQP, from the exons ATGTCTGGTCCTGTCTCAAGCCGCTCTAGAGTTTACcctgatgtaaacacacagagacccagagAGTACTGGGATTATGAGTCCCATGTGGTAGAGTGGGG aAATCAGGATGACTACCAGCTTGTGCGAAAGCTGGGTCGAGGAAAGTACAGTGAAGTATTTGAAGCCATAAACATCACAAACAATGAGAAAGTCGTGGTGAAAATACTGAAG CctgtgaaaaagaagaaaatcaaGCGAGAAATTAAAATTCTGGAGAACCTGAGAGGAGGCCCCAATATCATAAATCTTTTAGACATTGTCAAGGATCCCGTG TCTCGGACACCAGCCCTGGTTTTCGAGCATGTAAACAACACAGATTTCAAG CAATTGTATCAAACATTATCGGATTATGACATTCGCTTTTACATGTATGAAATTCTAAAG GCTCTAGACTACTGTCACAGCATGGGAATTATGCATAGGGATGTCAAACCACACAATGTCATGATTGACCATGAACACAGAAAG CTTCGTCTGATTGACTGGGGCTTGGCCGAATTTTACCATCCAAACCAGGAGTACAATGTGCGAGTCGCTTCCAGGTACTTCAAGGGTCCTGAGCTACTTGTTGACTATCAG atGTATGACTACAGTTTGGACATGTGGAGTTTGGGTTGCATGCTGGCCAGTATGATCTTCAGAAAAGAACCATTTTTCCATGGACATGACAACTATGACCAG CTTGTACGGATTGCAAAAGTCCTAGGCACAGAAGACCTGTATGATTACATCGACAAATACAACATTGAACTGGACCCACGCTTTAATGACATTTTGGGAAG GCATTCGCGTAAACGATGGGAGCGTTTTGTGCATAGTGAGAACCAGCACCTTGTGAGCACTGAGGCTCTGGACTTCCTGGACAAGCTGCTGCGTTATGACCACCAGGCTCGCCTGACTGCACGTGAGGCTATGGATCACCCCTACTTCT ACCCCATTGTGAAGGACCAGGGTAGAGGAGCTACTGCTACTGGAATGGCTGCTAGCTCCACTCCAGTCAGCTCCTCTAGCATGATGGCAG GCATCACCTCAATGCCAGCCAGCACACAGCCCATAGGCAGCATTGCAGCTGGCTCTCCTGTCATCTCTGCTCCCAACACGCTGGCTACACAAGTACCTGCCGCCACGGGAGCCCAACCTTAa